Proteins found in one Canis aureus isolate CA01 chromosome 19, VMU_Caureus_v.1.0, whole genome shotgun sequence genomic segment:
- the PGLS gene encoding 6-phosphogluconolactonase, giving the protein MAAPAPGLISVFSSPQELGASLAQLVAQRAACCLAGARARFALGLSGGSLVSMLARELPAAAAPAGPAGLARWTVGFCDERLVPFEHAESTYGLYRTHLLSRLPIPDSQVITINPQLPVEEAAEDYAKKLRQAFQGDSIPVFDLLILGVGPDGHTCSLFPDHPLLQEREKIVAPISDSPKPPPQRVTLTLPVLNAARTVIFVATGEGKAAVLKRILEDKEENPLPAALVQPHTGKLCWFLDEAAARLLTVPFEKHSTL; this is encoded by the exons ATGGCCGCGCCGGCCCCGGGCCTCATCTCGGTCTTCTCGAGCCCGCAGGAGCTGGGCGCGTCGCTAGCGCAACTGGTGGCGCAGCGGGCGGCGTGCTGCCTGGCGGGGGCTCGCGCCCGCTTCGCGCTCGGCCTGTCGGGCGGCAGCCTCGTCTCCATGCTGGCTCGTGAgctgcccgccgccgccgcccccgccggccccgccggccTCGCACGCTGGACCGTGGGCTTCTGCGACGAGCGCCTCGTGCCCTTCGAGCACGCCGAGAGCACGTACGGTCTCTATCGG ACCCACTTGCTCTCCAGGCTGCCCATTCCTGACAGCCAGGTGATCACCATTAACCCCCAGCTACCTGTGGAGGAGGCAGCCGAGGACTATGCCAAGAAGCTGagacag GCCTTCCAAGGGGACTCTATTCCAGTTTTTGACCTGCTAATTCTCGGGGTGGGTCCTGATGGCCACACCTGCTCACTCTTCCCAGACCACCCCCTCCTGCAG GAACGGGAGAAGATTGTTGCCCCCATCAGTGATTCCCCAAAGCCACCACCACAGCGCGTGACCCTCACACTTCCTGTGCTGAATGCGGCCCGAACTGTCATCTTTGTGGCAACTGGAGAAGGCAAGGCTGCTGTCCTGAAG CGGATTTTGGAGGACAAGGAGGAGaaccccctccccgccgccctgGTCCAGCCCCACACAGGGAAACTTTGCTGGTTCCTGGACGAGGCAGCTGCCCGACTCCTGACTGTGCCCTTTGAGAAGCATTCCACGTTGTAG